A genome region from uncultured Roseibium sp. includes the following:
- the fliN gene encoding flagellar motor switch protein FliN: MSDEQDAGIPLDELEAPDRHGSLEGEASGPQSAADLEAVFDVPVRISAVLGHSKMHVSDLLKLASGTVLELDRKVGEAIDIYVNDRLVARGEVVLVEDKLGVTMTEIIKTDR; encoded by the coding sequence ATGAGCGACGAACAAGACGCAGGCATTCCGCTGGACGAACTGGAGGCTCCGGATCGTCACGGCAGTCTCGAAGGGGAGGCCAGCGGGCCTCAATCGGCCGCCGATCTGGAGGCGGTGTTCGATGTTCCGGTTCGGATTTCGGCCGTTCTCGGACATTCCAAGATGCATGTGTCCGATCTTCTGAAACTGGCCTCCGGGACGGTGCTGGAACTCGACCGCAAGGTCGGCGAGGCCATCGATATCTACGTGAACGACCGCCTGGTTGCCCGCGGCGAAGTTGTGCTCGTCGAGGACAAGCTGGGTGTGACCATGACTGAAATCATCAAAACCGATCGCTAG